CCGTCTTCCAGTATATATGATCTGTACGAAGACAAATTCGGCTTCCTTTGGTTTGCCACCGAAACAGGTTTATGCAAATTTGACGGAATCAAATTTGAAAATTTTACCATTTCAGATGGAATACCGCAGCTTCCTTTTGTACGGATTACGCAAACTGCTCAGGAAGACCTTGTGTTTATTTCCCGAAATGGATTAATCTATCTTTATAATTTTCAGCGCTATATCTTGCATCCTCAAAGTTTTCAGCTGAGCAAAATGCTTGAAAATGAAATCATTGATAATCTTGTCTGCGGAGAAAATAACATTTTTTATGCTTCAACTTCAAAAGGAAATGTTTTTAAAATAGAAAAGGACAGGATTATTCAGATAAATCGTGCTCCTGCTTCATCAAACCTGCTTTTTTTCATGCTGAAAGGCCGGCAATATTTGTGGGGCAAACTGAACGAGAGGAATACCCACTTAAAGGAAGAGCTGAATATTATTCATCAGGGGGATTCATTTATCTTTAAACTTCCATTCAGGATTGATGAACTGAATCACAAAAATTTACAGTTAATCAGCCTGAAGCGATCCGAGTTGATGATTTCAATAGAAAACAGATTTTATCATATTGGTAGCTACAGAAATTATGTGCATTTTTTTAGAAATCCGTTGAATGGTATTTTATACGACAAATCAGGAAATGTCTGGATTTCAGAGGCGAACAATGGATGTTATTTTTATCAGGATGGAAAATTACAGGAATACCCCGAACATTTTTTGAAAGGGAAAAACATTCTTAAAATTTTTCAGGATCATGAAAACAGTTACTGGATAATTGTTGAAAATGAAGGAATTTATTATATACCTTCCATTTCTTTCAGAATATATCCAAATGTGCCATACAATATCGTTTTCATTGATACTTTTAAAAATAACCTGTTTTTTACGACTTATGACAACAAGATATACATGGCCGACAAATCCGGCAATAAGATTGGTAAAATCAGGGAGGTTATTTTACCAAATGACGGCAATAATGACCTGTTTGAAGATTTTCTTTGCTTTTCTGACGGTACTTTCTGGATTCTTCGTTCAAAAATCATAGCCCATCTGGCAAATAAATCGGAGAAGCTGGTGGATTTGATCGCCACTCAGTACAAAATCGATGGCAGCTTCCCTGACGGTAAACTGCGGGCAGTTATTTTGCGAAAGGTCAGGTTTAAAGATTCTCAAATCAGATATTTTTATCCAAAGGGAACTTTCAGAAGTAAACCATTCTCGCTTTTTGAAGATGAGGATAGATTTCTCTGGCTACATACCCTTGGTGGCCTGAACAGTGAAAAAGGTTTTGATATCCGTTATTTTGAAATTGAAAACAAGGATTTTAAAATTGAAACCACGGATTTTGAATTTGCCAATGGTATTAACTGGATTGGAACACGTTATGAAGGCCTGAAAATGATAATGAACACAGGGACAATATTAACTTTTGGAAAAAATTCCACGCTGAACAGCAATTTTATCCGCGATGTGTATATTGACCATGATACCGTTGTATGGCTTGGGACCAACATGGGCATCGACAAAGTTAACCTGACAACTTTACGTGATGTTTATTTTATCATGAATTCCATCAAAAAAGTGGATGGAGTACCCTATCACGAAATCAATGAAATGCTGAGAGACGGAAAAATAATGTGGGCAGGTACCTCGCAGGGTTTGATGTCTTTTTTACCTGAAAGAAAACCTGATTTGATTTATTTTCCGCCTGTCAGGTTTAAGACGATACAAGTCAATGACAGAGATACGATTTTTAGAAACAGTTACGAACTTGAGCATACTCAGAATACCCTGACAATTGATTTTGAATCGGTTACATTCAAAGAAAAGAATATTCTTTTCCGTTACAGGCTGAGAGGTCTGGAAAAAAAATGGACGATAACACGCAACAATTCCATTCGCTTTCCAAAACTCCGCCCCGGGGATTATGTCTTTGAAGTGATGGCATTTTACTCGGGAAACAAATGGCCGGTTAAGGCCCTGAAAATTTCTTTCAGCATTGAAAAACCATTTTATCAGAAATTTTGGTTTAACGGATTGGTCTTGTTTTCTGTCCTGATGATCATTGTACTAATTATCTTCTTGATTGTCAGAAATATACGAAAAACTGAGGAAAGACAGAAAAACCTCCTGATGGCAGAAATAAGTGCTTTACGTTCGCAGATGAATCCGCATTTTTTGTTTAATTCGCTCAATATTCTTCAGGACTTTATTTTAGATGGAAATTTCAGGGATTCCTTGTTTTGTTTAAACGATTTGTCACGGCTGCTCAGAATGATACTCGAGGCAAGCCGCTTTCACCTGATTTTACTGAGCAAAGAGCTGGAAATCATTGAACTGTTTATACAACTTATCCGATTGAGATTTTTAAACGATTTTCAGAGTGAGATAAAATTTGATGGGATTGTACCTCAGTCGGATATTGTGCTACCACCCATGATTATTCAACCTTTTATCGAAAATGCTGTATTTCATGGCTTAAAACTTAAGGAAGGAGATAAAAAACTGCTGATATGTTTTTCAAAAATTAATGACAGGCAAATGATGGTAACCATTGAAGACAACGGAATTGGCAGGGAAAAATCTCAGGAACTTAAAAAAATAAACGGACAAACGCACAGGTCGGTAGGAACCTATAATATTTTCGACAGAATTAAACTGATTAATCAGCTTCAGGAAGAGAAAATTAAATGTGAGATCATTGATTTACATGATGAAAATGGTCAGCCGGCAGGAACAAAGGTTGAATTAATTTTACCCATTTTAATCAAAAAACATGACACAAGATTACAATAAACGGATAAGGACAGTAATCATTGATGATGAGGATCATTGCATTTCTACCCTGTTGAAAATGCTCGACATGTTCTGTCCTGAAATTGAAGTTTTAGGAACCGCAGGAAGTGTGGAAGATGCCATCAAACTCATCAACCGGTCAAAACCTGAGCTTGTATTTCTCGACATCAACCTTGTCAACGGAGATGGATTTACAGTGCTGGAACTGGTTGAAAAACGTGATTTTGGTGTTATTTTTACCACAGCTTTCGATTATTTTGCCATCAGGGCAATTGAATTTTCAGCCTTGGGTTATTTGCTGAAACCTGTTAATTTTAAGGAGCTTGTCAACGCTGTCAATAGATACAAGGAATTCAGGCTTACCATGGAAAAATATGAATTTTTCAAGCAAAATCTTGGAAAAAACCTTGAGCGCATCGTCCTTCCCCGTATTGACGGTTATGATGTGGTTCCGGTAGATGAAATTGTCTTTTGTGAGGGAGTCGATAAATATACTGTCATCAGAATGAAAGACAAAAAGGAAATAACAGTTTCAAAAATGCTGAATGAGGTGGAAGAAGCACTGGAAGGACTTTCATTTTTCAGGATCAGCAATAATGTTCTTATCAATCTGACTTACGTTAAATCTTATGACAGGTCGCGAACGCCTACCATCAGGCTTGAAGGTAATTTTACTTTTGAAGTGGCTTCGAGAAGGAAAAAGGATTTTTTTGAGTCTTTGAAGAAAATAATTCGCTCAGTTTGAAGATTACCTGTTGATAATCAATCGCTTTGAAACAATTCCATTGGCCGTTTCCAAGCTCATATAATAAATACCGGATGGATATTTCCGGCAATCAATTTCCATGTGGTATGTCCCCGGCTCAAATCTTTTTTCAGCATACACTTTGAGGATTTTTCCGGTAGAATTTGAAAGGCTGATTTTCAGCAGACTTTCTTCATCAAGTGTAAAATGTAGTTTGCTAAGGGTGGCAACAGGGTTTGGCGACAGCTCACAATTTTTT
The nucleotide sequence above comes from Sphingobacteriales bacterium. Encoded proteins:
- a CDS encoding histidine kinase, with amino-acid sequence MFIRLKTYFLILFFTLLYHFIFSQDVHYKHFSIESGLPSSSIYDLYEDKFGFLWFATETGLCKFDGIKFENFTISDGIPQLPFVRITQTAQEDLVFISRNGLIYLYNFQRYILHPQSFQLSKMLENEIIDNLVCGENNIFYASTSKGNVFKIEKDRIIQINRAPASSNLLFFMLKGRQYLWGKLNERNTHLKEELNIIHQGDSFIFKLPFRIDELNHKNLQLISLKRSELMISIENRFYHIGSYRNYVHFFRNPLNGILYDKSGNVWISEANNGCYFYQDGKLQEYPEHFLKGKNILKIFQDHENSYWIIVENEGIYYIPSISFRIYPNVPYNIVFIDTFKNNLFFTTYDNKIYMADKSGNKIGKIREVILPNDGNNDLFEDFLCFSDGTFWILRSKIIAHLANKSEKLVDLIATQYKIDGSFPDGKLRAVILRKVRFKDSQIRYFYPKGTFRSKPFSLFEDEDRFLWLHTLGGLNSEKGFDIRYFEIENKDFKIETTDFEFANGINWIGTRYEGLKMIMNTGTILTFGKNSTLNSNFIRDVYIDHDTVVWLGTNMGIDKVNLTTLRDVYFIMNSIKKVDGVPYHEINEMLRDGKIMWAGTSQGLMSFLPERKPDLIYFPPVRFKTIQVNDRDTIFRNSYELEHTQNTLTIDFESVTFKEKNILFRYRLRGLEKKWTITRNNSIRFPKLRPGDYVFEVMAFYSGNKWPVKALKISFSIEKPFYQKFWFNGLVLFSVLMIIVLIIFLIVRNIRKTEERQKNLLMAEISALRSQMNPHFLFNSLNILQDFILDGNFRDSLFCLNDLSRLLRMILEASRFHLILLSKELEIIELFIQLIRLRFLNDFQSEIKFDGIVPQSDIVLPPMIIQPFIENAVFHGLKLKEGDKKLLICFSKINDRQMMVTIEDNGIGREKSQELKKINGQTHRSVGTYNIFDRIKLINQLQEEKIKCEIIDLHDENGQPAGTKVELILPILIKKHDTRLQ
- a CDS encoding response regulator transcription factor; amino-acid sequence: MTQDYNKRIRTVIIDDEDHCISTLLKMLDMFCPEIEVLGTAGSVEDAIKLINRSKPELVFLDINLVNGDGFTVLELVEKRDFGVIFTTAFDYFAIRAIEFSALGYLLKPVNFKELVNAVNRYKEFRLTMEKYEFFKQNLGKNLERIVLPRIDGYDVVPVDEIVFCEGVDKYTVIRMKDKKEITVSKMLNEVEEALEGLSFFRISNNVLINLTYVKSYDRSRTPTIRLEGNFTFEVASRRKKDFFESLKKIIRSV